CGCCAACCTCCTCGCGCCCATCTTCATCGACCCGGTCACGCGCACCGGCGCGCAGGTGATCGCCACGGACGACCTCGACCGGGTGCAGGTGCCGCTGCGCCGGACGGCCTGACAGACCCTCGGTTCACGCCGGGACGGCAAGTAGTGTGTACGCAACGCGGGCTACGGTCCGCACACCCGAGTGCGCTTCACGAATGGAACAGCCGATGACGACGAACGAGGCCAACGAGCTGACGGCCCAGCTCTGGCGGCAGCGGGAGCTCCTGGAGATGCTGCTGTTCAAGTACGAGGAGGAGCGGCTGCTGCGCACGGCCGGGATGACCCGCTGGCTCGCGCACGCCTCCCGCGAGATCGACGTCGTGACCGCGCGGCTCAGCAAATCCAGCCTCTCGACCGCCGTCGCGATCTCGAGCCTCGGCGAGTCCTGGGGGCTGACGCACGGCGCCCTCCTGCGCGACCTCGCCGAGGGCGCGCCGAGCCCGATGTGGGCGGAGATCTTCACCGACCATCTGCGCGCCCTGGTCGAGGTCATCACCGAGATCCGCGAGGTGCGGGCGCAGACGACCGCGACCTACCGCTCGAACGGTGAGATCGACCACACCGAGCAGAGCGCGCGGCTGATCGACACGGTCCTCTGACGATCGGTCAGGCGGTGACCCGCTGGGTGACCGAAGCCGGGTGCGCGGTGAACTCCGCGAGCTTGGCGAGGTAGGCCGACCGCTTCGTGCGGGGGTTCCTGT
This genomic stretch from Leifsonia sp. EB41 harbors:
- a CDS encoding flagellar protein FlgN, whose product is MTTNEANELTAQLWRQRELLEMLLFKYEEERLLRTAGMTRWLAHASREIDVVTARLSKSSLSTAVAISSLGESWGLTHGALLRDLAEGAPSPMWAEIFTDHLRALVEVITEIREVRAQTTATYRSNGEIDHTEQSARLIDTVL